The window GTTTTTGCGGAGGTGAACCGTTATCATCACTCGAACGGTCGCCGAGATGCAAAAACCGTGCCGGTTCCGGCCCGCCTGTCTCCAGTCGAACATCGCTTGTCAAAGGTCTCCCGGGCGGGTCGTAAACGGGCCGGGCTTTACAAAGCGCGGCCGGGTTTACAATAATGATCACGAATCATGAAGGGTCTGAGCCGTCGAGACTTGGGGGAGTTGCCGTTCAAACCGCAGACACGCGTGACAAACTAGAACCGGGTGGGTTCCGATGACACGACACATCCTCTACCGTCACGGCGACGGTTGGTCCTCGGAGCATCCCTTCCCGGCCCTCGATGTGATCGAGCTGGCCGACGGCTACCTCGTGCTGGTCGAACTGGCCGGGATGGAGCCCGACGAGGTCGAGGTGACGGTCCATGAGCGTTGGTTGATCATCACCGGGGACCGACGGCCCGTCCTGCCCAACCGGGCACGCAAGCTGTTGCGGATGGAGATGACCCATGGGCCCTTCCGCCGCGAGCTCCAGCTGCCCGTCGACGCAGACACCGACTCCGTCAGCGCGGGTTGGAAACAGGGGCTGCTGC of the Candidatus Coatesbacteria bacterium genome contains:
- a CDS encoding Hsp20 family protein, yielding MTRHILYRHGDGWSSEHPFPALDVIELADGYLVLVELAGMEPDEVEVTVHERWLIITGDRRPVLPNRARKLLRMEMTHGPFRRELQLPVDADTDSVSAGWKQGLLQISIPRRNYRGLVEIED